The genomic DNA CCGAAGCGATCGCGACGCTCGAGGGCGCGCCGGCGCCGGCACCGGCAGCGCACGTCAATCGATCGACGCGGAACCCGATTCTCGGCGCCGATGGCGGCGCCAAGCCGTCTCCTCAGCAGGCGTTGGCGGCCCGCTGGGACGCGAACCTGAAGGCTGCCAACCCGTCGAGCCGCCGCTAACCACTTCTGTCCCAAAGGAACTGAATCATGGGTAACCCCACTTACACGCCGTTTCAGGAGACATTCCACAACGGCGGCTTTCTCGTCTCGCAGGCGAACGGCCATCAGTCGATCGATCAGGGAGCGCTGACCGGCGGCGTCAAGGTCCTGGCGGGCACCGTGCTCGGTACCGTCACGTCCGCAGTCACCGCAGCGGCTGCCGCACTCGGTGCAAACACCGGTAACGGCACGTTCGGCGCGATCACGGCGCAGGCTGCGCCGGCGACGATGATTGGCGTCTACAGCCTCCTGTTCACCGCTGCGACGGCCTTTACGGTCACCGCACCGGATGGCCAGACTGCAACCGGTTCGACCGGCGTCGCATTCAGCGCTCTCGGTATCGGTTTCACCATCACGGCCGGCGGCACCGCCTTCGTGGCTGGCGACACCTTCACTGTGACGACCACTGCCGCACCCGGTAACCCGGGCATTACTTCGGCCGCCGGCGGCTCCAATACCGGTAACGGGACGATGGGTTCGCTGACCGCCGCTGGCTACGCCGCCAAGGTCGGTGCCTACGCTGTCGAGTTCGATGACGCCACGCACTTCATCGTGTCCGATCCGGCGGGCGCCGAAGTTGGCCACGGCACGACCGGCGTCGCCTTCAAGGCGGGCGGCCTGTCGTTCACGATCACGGCCGGCGGTACGGCGTTTGTTCCGGGCGACAGCTTCGCGGTCACGGTCGCAACTGGATCGGGCAAGTACAAGCCCTTCGACCCGGCCAACGTCGACGGATCGCAGGTTCCGAGTGGCATTCTGTTTGCCACCAAGGACGTCACGACCGTCGACAAGCCCTGCGCCGTGGTCGTCCGACAGTGTGAAGTGAACGCCTCCGAATTGGTATGGCCGACTGGCATGAGCGCCGCCGCGATCGCCACTGCCACCGCGCAATTGAAGGCCCTCGGCATCCAGCCGCGGTAGCGCGCAATTGATCTGACCAGCAAGCCGCCCACGGGCGGCTCTTTCGTTTCCGCAATTCAATAGGCCGCCAGCGTGGCGGCTTTTCTTTTCCAAAAGGAACAAGCCATGGCTGGCGAAATCATTGACATCTTCAACAGCGACGCCTTCAGCGCACTGACCCTGACGCAGGGAGTGCAGCGCAACCCGTACCAACCGGGTGCGCTGGGTCGCCTGAACATCTTCGATCCCAACCCGATCCGTACCACCGCCGTGTCGGTCGAAGAGCGTACCGGTACGTTGAAGCTCATCGGCTTCAGTGAGCGCGGCACCGAAGGCACGCAACGTACGACCGAGAAGCGCAAGATGCGCTACTTCGACGTGCCGCGTCTGATGCACGACGACACGGTCCACACATACGAAATCCAGAATATTCGCGAGTTCCCGGAAGGCCCGACGGGCCAGATCGTGACCGTGCCGATGCAACTCGAGCGCGAAGTTGCGCGTCGGCTGGCTGGCCCGACCGGCCTGCTGGCCAGCGTCGAGTACACGAAGGAGTATCTGCGACTCGCTGCGGTGCAGGGCCTGGTGCTCGACCCGAAGGACGGCTCCGTTCTGTACAACTGGTTCGATGAGTTCCAGATCGCGCAGGCCGCAGAAACCGGCTTCAACCTGGCCGCTGGCACCGCAAACAGCCTGCGTCCGATCATCAACGGCATCAAACGCTCGATGGCCCGCAAGGCGCAGGGCGCTTTCACGCAGTCGACCCGCATCATGGCGCTGTGCGGTGACTCCTTTTACGATTCTTTCTCGAACCATCCGGACGTGATCCGTACCTTCCTGAACTGGGAAGGCGCGCGCGACATTCGCGACGATGCATTCGGCGATGCGTTTGCCTCGTTCGAATTCGACGGCATCACCTGGGTGAACTACCGCGGTTCGGACGACAATTCGACCGTCAAGATCGCCGACGACAAGGTCAAGTTCTTCCCGGTGAACGCACCTGGCATCTTCCAGGAAGTCCTGGCCCCGGGCGAGTCGGCTGAATTCATCAACCAGCCAGGCGCCCCGGTATATGTGCTGCCGATCGTGGATCGTGATCGGCGCATGTGGTGGAAGATGGAGGCGTACTCGTACCCTCTGTACCTGTGCACCCGCCCCGAGGTTCTGCTGAGCGGCCGCGCGGGGTCGTAATGCCCGTCAACTGGGATGTGGCGGTCCTGGGCCCGCTGATGGGCGTATTCGGTGAGCCGGCGACGTACTTGCCGGCCGCCGGCGGGTCCTTCTCGATCACGGCCGTGTTCGACGATGCCTACCTCAAGGAAGTGATGTTCGAGGATGCATCGACAGGCGTGACCGAGGTCAGCGCGGTCCTCGGCATCCAGCTTTCCCAGTTCCCGACGAAGCCTCTTCAGAACGACAAGCTTTCGGTATTGAGCGTCAACACGACCTACATCGTGCGAGACGCGCGCCCGGATAGCCGCGGCGGCATGAAGTTGCTGCTCAGCAAGGTTAGCTCGCCATGACGACATCTGCGGACCTGCGCGGCCTGTTTGTGGATGCGCTGAAGGGAGCGACCGATGCGGGGCAGGCAGTGTATTCGCCGTTCGATTGGGCGACCGCGCCCGATAACTACCCGCTCATCCTTGTGCATGCTCGCAAGGAGCGGAAGGTGTCGCTAGGTCCTAATGCGCCCGAGTTCGACGTTTATGCGACGCTTGAGATCGTTGCGAGAACAAAGTCTGCAGCGTTGGTAGGTGACGCCGGCTCCGCTGCTGCACTCGCCGCCGCAGAGCGCCTGAAGGCGCAGATAGAGGTGACGCTGATCAATAACCCTGTCATCTGGTCTGATCCGACTGGTGGCCAGCGCATTGAGCAGTTCACATCGGTGGACTCGGATCTGAATACGAGTTCCGAGGGCGAGATGCCCATGGCGGAGCTCGTAATGCAGATCGAGGTCAAGTTTTATCAGGGGCCAGAGGATTTCTATCCGATCCCAGTGGTCCCGTTGGAGACGGTCAACGTTCACGTTGACACCGTTTATCCGTTTGATTCGCGCGGGCAATACCCGAACCCGCCTTTCCCTGGCTCGGTACAGCCGGAGGCGCCGGTAACCCTAGGGGACGGCACGCAGGTTGTGCTGTCGGATGGCACGCAAGTCCTGCAGGACCAGCGCATTTCCGGCCCAGATGGCCGCGACGAAGGCGCCCTGACGATCACTCTCCCTCAATAAAGGAACGACCATGTTCGTGAAGCCAGCGCCTGGGATCAGGTTGCGCGATCCGGTGACGAAGCAATTCATTGCCGACGAAGGCCAGGAGGTCGACGATTTCGATCTGTTCTGGATTCGTCGGATCAACGACGGCGATGCGATCAAGGTTGACGCGCCCGTTGCAGCCAAGCCCGCCAAGGGCGCAGCGGCCTAATTCCTAACCGCACACAACAAACACCCCGCCTAGGCGGGGTGTTTGTTTTGGAGAACGCCAAGTGACGATTCCTTTCAAGAACATCCCGAGCAACCTTCGGGTTCCGCTCTTTACGCTGAGCTCGACAACAGCAACGCGAACACCGGCGCGACTACCCAGCGCGCGCTGATCATCGGCCAGATGACCGCCTCTGGCACTGGTGTCGCTGGCGTTCCGCAGATTTCGCAGGGCGCGACGGAAGCCAAGACGGTGGGCGGCCAAGGCTCGATGCTCGCGCTGATGACTGCTGCATACCGTGCCGCCGATCCATTCGGCGAAGTCTGGTATCTTCCGCTCGCTGACGATGGCTCGGCCGTTGCCGCTACCGGTACGCTCGCGTTCACCGCGGCGGCAACGGCGACCGGCGTGCTGTATCTGTATATCGCAGGCCAGCGCGTCACGATGACCGTGACCTCGACGCAGACGACTGCGCAACTCGCGACGGCCCTTGCCGCGGCAATCAATGCGATCGGCGACCTCCCGGTTACCGCAGCTGCCACGACCTCGACTGTGACCCTCACGGCCAAGAACAAGGGACTCGCCGGCAACGACATCGACATTCGCCTGAATTACCGCGGCGCGGCGGGCGGCGAATCGCTCCCGGTTGGCTTGGCCGTGACTATCACTGCCATGGCGAGCGGCGCGGTAAATCCGACGCTGACGACCGGGCTGGCGAACCTGCTGGACAAAGAGTTCGATTTCATCGCACTTCCGTACACGGATTCGACCTCGCTCGACGTCATCAAGTCGTTCTTGAGTAGTGCGACTGGCCGCTGGAGTTGGAGCAAGCAGATCTACGGCCACGCCTTCGCGGGCTATCGCGGCACGCTCGGCTCGCTGACTACGTTCGGCACGACTCGCAATGATGAGCACGTGTCCGTAATGGGGTTCAACGATTCGCCTTCGCCCGCATGGATTTTGGCGGCTGACTTGGCCGCGACCGCGGCGGCGTCCGTTCGCGCCGATCCTGCTCGTCCGCTGCAGACTCTGGCGCTTTCGACGTTCCTTGCCCCTCCGCTGCAATCGCGCTTCGCGCTCACCGACCGCAACACGCTGCTGTGGGATGGCATCTCCACTTTCGATGTGGCCGCCGACGGAACGGTGTCGATCGAGAACCTGATCACCACCTATCAACTTAACGCGTTCGGCCAGGCTGACAACAGCTATCTCGAAGCCGAGACGCTGTTCACGCTGGCATATGTGCTGCGCCAACTCCGTTCGGTCGTGACCAGCAAGTATTCGCGCATGAAGCTTGCCGCAGACGGCACGCGCTTTGCGCCTGGCTCTGCCATCGTTACGCCAGCCATCATCAAGGCCGACTTGATCGCGCAGTATCAGACGCTGGAATACAACGGCTTCGTACAGCAGAGCGATGAGTTCGCGAAGGGCCTGCTGGTTCAGCAAAACAGCAGCAACCCAAACCGCGTGGACGTGCTATATCCGGCCGTGTTGATTGCTCAGTTGCGCATCTTTGCGCTGCTGATGCAATTCAGCCTGTCGTAAGCGAACCTCAACACTGACAACCGCCTTCGGGCGGTTTCTTCATTTCTGGAGAGCCTACGATGGCAAATCCCAACCGCCTTGCCGGTACCGCAAGCCTGACGGTGGATGGTGTCAACTATCTACTGGTCGGCGATTTCGAATACAACCCATCGACGGTCACGCGAGAGTCGCTCGTCGGCATGGATGACGTCCATGGCTTCAGTGAAAAGAAGCGCGTCGGCTCGATCTCGGGCACGTTGCGCGATACGGGCGGCCTGACCGTCTCCGACCTAAATGGCATGGACAACGTTACCGTTGTTGCCCAGCTCGCCAACGGAAAAACGATCATCGGCCGCAACATGTGGACGGTGGAAGACCAGACCGTCAAATCAACGGACGCCACCATTGATGTGAAATGGGAAGGCCCGAAAGTATCGGAAACCACGAGCTAAGCCATGAGCCAACCCGAAGAAAAGACGATCAAGCTGCGCAAGCCGGTCAAGCTCGGCTCCGGTGAAACCGAAGTGGTCTACGACTCCCTGAGTCTGCGCGAACCGACTGCTGGCGAGTTGGACAAGGCGATGTCGGCCTCAACCAATATCGGCATTGGCATCACGCTGATTCACCTCATTTCCGGCGTGCCCCGGTCTGCTATCGAGAAGCTTTCGCAGCGTGACTTTACGGAGGCGAACGAGTATCTCGGGGGTTTTACCGACGATGGCCCGACGGCTGCGGAAGCGTAGTCGCCGAGGTCACGCATTTCTACCGCTGGGGGCCTGAAGATGCCTGGCGGTTGAGCCTATCTCGGTTGCAGTGGTGGCTGGAGCAGGCAATGCGCATTAAGACGAATATGGAGCAGTAATGGCGGCGGCATCGACGTTCCAGGTAACGATTTCTGCGGTTGATAAGGCGACAGCCTCTATCCGCAAGATCAAGGCGTCGATCGCTAACGTCACGAAGCCGGCAACCGACCTGAAGGCATCTTTCGCGGCCCTCGGGAAGGAGGTTGGGCTTGACCGGGTTGCCAAGGGCGTGAAGTCCATCGGTAGCGCGGCGCAGAATGCTGCACGTCATGTCACGTCCATGGTTCCGGCGTTGACGGCGATTGCCGGTATCGGTACGGTTGCGGGCATCACGGCGCTGGCTACGGAGTGGGGCAAGGCTGGATCAGAGATTCAGCGCACGTCTGGAGTCATCGGCGTTTCAGCG from Cupriavidus sp. D39 includes the following:
- a CDS encoding head decoration protein, with the translated sequence MGNPTYTPFQETFHNGGFLVSQANGHQSIDQGALTGGVKVLAGTVLGTVTSAVTAAAAALGANTGNGTFGAITAQAAPATMIGVYSLLFTAATAFTVTAPDGQTATGSTGVAFSALGIGFTITAGGTAFVAGDTFTVTTTAAPGNPGITSAAGGSNTGNGTMGSLTAAGYAAKVGAYAVEFDDATHFIVSDPAGAEVGHGTTGVAFKAGGLSFTITAGGTAFVPGDSFAVTVATGSGKYKPFDPANVDGSQVPSGILFATKDVTTVDKPCAVVVRQCEVNASELVWPTGMSAAAIATATAQLKALGIQPR
- a CDS encoding major capsid protein, coding for MAGEIIDIFNSDAFSALTLTQGVQRNPYQPGALGRLNIFDPNPIRTTAVSVEERTGTLKLIGFSERGTEGTQRTTEKRKMRYFDVPRLMHDDTVHTYEIQNIREFPEGPTGQIVTVPMQLEREVARRLAGPTGLLASVEYTKEYLRLAAVQGLVLDPKDGSVLYNWFDEFQIAQAAETGFNLAAGTANSLRPIINGIKRSMARKAQGAFTQSTRIMALCGDSFYDSFSNHPDVIRTFLNWEGARDIRDDAFGDAFASFEFDGITWVNYRGSDDNSTVKIADDKVKFFPVNAPGIFQEVLAPGESAEFINQPGAPVYVLPIVDRDRRMWWKMEAYSYPLYLCTRPEVLLSGRAGS
- a CDS encoding head-tail joining protein; translated protein: MPVNWDVAVLGPLMGVFGEPATYLPAAGGSFSITAVFDDAYLKEVMFEDASTGVTEVSAVLGIQLSQFPTKPLQNDKLSVLSVNTTYIVRDARPDSRGGMKLLLSKVSSP
- a CDS encoding ABC transporter permease produces the protein MTTSADLRGLFVDALKGATDAGQAVYSPFDWATAPDNYPLILVHARKERKVSLGPNAPEFDVYATLEIVARTKSAALVGDAGSAAALAAAERLKAQIEVTLINNPVIWSDPTGGQRIEQFTSVDSDLNTSSEGEMPMAELVMQIEVKFYQGPEDFYPIPVVPLETVNVHVDTVYPFDSRGQYPNPPFPGSVQPEAPVTLGDGTQVVLSDGTQVLQDQRISGPDGRDEGALTITLPQ
- a CDS encoding DUF2635 domain-containing protein, whose translation is MFVKPAPGIRLRDPVTKQFIADEGQEVDDFDLFWIRRINDGDAIKVDAPVAAKPAKGAAA
- a CDS encoding phage tail sheath subtilisin-like domain-containing protein — encoded protein: MFWRTPSDDSFQEHPEQPSGSALYAELDNSNANTGATTQRALIIGQMTASGTGVAGVPQISQGATEAKTVGGQGSMLALMTAAYRAADPFGEVWYLPLADDGSAVAATGTLAFTAAATATGVLYLYIAGQRVTMTVTSTQTTAQLATALAAAINAIGDLPVTAAATTSTVTLTAKNKGLAGNDIDIRLNYRGAAGGESLPVGLAVTITAMASGAVNPTLTTGLANLLDKEFDFIALPYTDSTSLDVIKSFLSSATGRWSWSKQIYGHAFAGYRGTLGSLTTFGTTRNDEHVSVMGFNDSPSPAWILAADLAATAAASVRADPARPLQTLALSTFLAPPLQSRFALTDRNTLLWDGISTFDVAADGTVSIENLITTYQLNAFGQADNSYLEAETLFTLAYVLRQLRSVVTSKYSRMKLAADGTRFAPGSAIVTPAIIKADLIAQYQTLEYNGFVQQSDEFAKGLLVQQNSSNPNRVDVLYPAVLIAQLRIFALLMQFSLS
- a CDS encoding phage tail tube protein; its protein translation is MANPNRLAGTASLTVDGVNYLLVGDFEYNPSTVTRESLVGMDDVHGFSEKKRVGSISGTLRDTGGLTVSDLNGMDNVTVVAQLANGKTIIGRNMWTVEDQTVKSTDATIDVKWEGPKVSETTS
- a CDS encoding phage tail assembly protein; translated protein: MSQPEEKTIKLRKPVKLGSGETEVVYDSLSLREPTAGELDKAMSASTNIGIGITLIHLISGVPRSAIEKLSQRDFTEANEYLGGFTDDGPTAAEA